In Synechococcus sp. A18-25c, a single window of DNA contains:
- the hemB gene encoding porphobilinogen synthase, protein MDITYRPRRLRRSPALRAMVRETGLSPADFIYPLFVHEGADVQPIGAMPGANRWSLENLTGEVKRAWDLGIRCVVLFPKVAEELKTEDGAECFNEDGLIPRAIRQLKQELPEMAIMTDVALDPYSCDGHDGIVSEQGVVLNDETIELLCKQAVMQARAGADLIGPSDMMDGRVGAIREALDDEGFEHVGIISYTAKYSSAYYGPFREALDSAPRAAGSKPIPKNKDTYQMDPANAREAITEAQLDEQEGADIMMVKPGLAYLDIIHRLREESDLPIAAYNVSGEYSMVKAAAERGWIDERAVVLETLLSFKRAGADLILTYHACDAAEWLK, encoded by the coding sequence ATGGACATCACCTATCGCCCTCGCCGCCTGCGCCGTTCACCGGCGTTGCGTGCCATGGTCAGGGAGACGGGTCTGTCTCCTGCTGATTTCATCTACCCCCTCTTCGTGCATGAGGGCGCCGATGTGCAGCCGATCGGTGCCATGCCGGGTGCTAATCGCTGGAGCCTTGAGAACCTCACCGGGGAGGTCAAGCGGGCCTGGGATCTCGGCATCCGTTGCGTGGTGCTCTTCCCCAAGGTGGCTGAAGAACTCAAAACCGAAGACGGTGCTGAGTGCTTTAACGAGGATGGCCTGATTCCTCGAGCCATCCGCCAGCTGAAGCAAGAGCTTCCTGAGATGGCGATCATGACCGATGTCGCCCTTGATCCTTATTCCTGCGACGGACACGATGGCATCGTTAGTGAGCAAGGGGTGGTGCTCAACGATGAAACCATCGAGCTGCTTTGCAAGCAGGCGGTTATGCAGGCCCGTGCTGGTGCGGATCTGATTGGCCCTAGCGACATGATGGATGGGCGGGTCGGTGCGATCCGTGAAGCGCTCGATGACGAGGGCTTCGAGCATGTGGGCATCATCAGCTACACCGCGAAATACTCCTCGGCCTACTACGGCCCCTTTCGCGAGGCGCTCGACTCAGCCCCCCGCGCTGCCGGCAGCAAGCCCATCCCTAAGAACAAGGACACATATCAGATGGATCCCGCCAATGCCAGGGAGGCCATCACGGAAGCCCAGCTGGATGAGCAGGAGGGTGCCGACATCATGATGGTGAAGCCTGGACTGGCCTATCTCGACATCATTCATCGCTTGCGGGAGGAGTCCGACCTGCCGATTGCTGCTTACAACGTCAGTGGTGAGTATTCGATGGTGAAGGCCGCAGCGGAGCGTGGTTGGATCGATGAGCGCGCGGTTGTGCTGGAAACACTGCTCAGCTTTAAGCGGGCTGGAGCGGATCTGATCCTCACGTATCACGCGTGTGATGCGGCGGAGTGGTTGAAGTAG
- a CDS encoding ABC transporter ATP-binding protein produces the protein MAGVRFEALSKSYPARGGEGPVEVIKDLSLAVDDGEFLVLVGPSGCGKSTLLRLMAGLEAPSSGEIWVGNQAVSQLRPAKRNVAMVFQSYALYPHLSVRDNLGFGLRRSRQRSTVDQLQDQLHRSTRWLPERLQYNSQREARVEHRVQEVAAALELDRLLDRRPKELSGGQKQRVALGRAMARQPAVFLMDEPLSNLDAKLRGSTRKQIVELQRQLGTTTLYVTHDQVEAMTMGHRIAVLNQGELQQLGTPMELYQWPANLFVAQFMGSPPMNVLPVQVGPSQTLMLGERRLSVEGPLADALDPLEGQQLSGGIRAEQLRVAPATNRNLPAEVSHSEVLGNEQLVTCRLLNGNHLVQVRAEPGLDAVPGALIHLEPDPRGWRLFDQQGSAISPVAASRLNDDEPVLPKLS, from the coding sequence TTGGCCGGCGTTCGCTTTGAAGCGCTCAGCAAGAGCTACCCAGCACGCGGTGGTGAAGGCCCCGTCGAGGTGATCAAAGACCTGTCTCTCGCCGTCGATGATGGCGAATTCCTGGTGCTCGTCGGCCCCTCCGGATGCGGCAAGAGCACCCTGCTGCGTTTGATGGCCGGACTGGAAGCGCCAAGTTCCGGAGAGATCTGGGTCGGCAATCAGGCTGTCAGCCAGCTGCGTCCCGCCAAGCGCAACGTGGCCATGGTGTTCCAGAGCTATGCGCTCTACCCACACCTGAGCGTGCGCGACAACTTGGGCTTCGGACTGCGGCGCAGCCGTCAGCGATCCACCGTCGACCAACTGCAGGATCAGCTGCATCGCAGCACACGCTGGCTCCCCGAGCGACTGCAATACAACTCCCAACGGGAAGCCAGGGTTGAGCATCGAGTGCAGGAAGTGGCCGCCGCACTCGAACTGGACCGTCTCCTGGATCGACGTCCCAAAGAGTTGTCAGGCGGGCAGAAGCAGCGGGTGGCCCTGGGCCGGGCCATGGCCCGGCAACCGGCGGTGTTTCTGATGGATGAGCCCCTCAGCAATCTCGACGCCAAATTGCGCGGATCCACGCGCAAACAGATCGTGGAACTGCAGCGCCAGCTGGGCACCACCACCCTCTACGTGACCCACGATCAGGTGGAGGCGATGACCATGGGGCATCGGATCGCAGTGCTGAACCAAGGGGAGCTGCAGCAGCTGGGGACACCGATGGAGCTCTACCAATGGCCAGCCAATCTGTTCGTCGCCCAGTTCATGGGCAGTCCTCCGATGAATGTGCTTCCCGTGCAGGTGGGGCCAAGCCAGACGCTCATGCTCGGAGAGCGTCGCCTCAGTGTGGAAGGCCCCTTGGCCGATGCATTGGACCCCTTGGAAGGTCAGCAGCTCAGTGGGGGGATCCGCGCTGAACAACTGCGGGTGGCTCCTGCCACCAACCGCAATCTGCCAGCAGAGGTAAGCCACAGCGAAGTGCTGGGCAACGAACAACTGGTTACCTGCCGGTTGCTCAACGGCAACCACTTGGTGCAGGTGAGAGCCGAACCCGGCCTCGATGCCGTGCCTGGGGCTCTCATCCACCTTGAGCCGGATCCGCGCGGATGGCGTTTGTTCGATCAGCAAGGAAGCGCGATCAGCCCCGTGGCGGCCAGCCGCCTGAACGATGACGAGCCGGTTCTGCCCAAACTGAGCTGA
- a CDS encoding TerB family tellurite resistance protein produces the protein MTRASNHSTLLLIAQVIALSDGSISQEEEHLIMELPKRLGIEAEAGSDRQALPSLSSLAQQLSTAGDRCLAARIAGLVAGVSRNPGDQQDINALERTAYRELIAALGLETSELEEIEWSVRQELSQEKSLLQRIGDALFGQGAWPDPQTVKPGPDIPGLG, from the coding sequence ATGACGCGTGCTTCCAACCATTCGACCCTGCTGCTGATTGCCCAGGTGATCGCTCTCAGCGATGGCTCGATCTCGCAGGAGGAAGAGCACCTCATCATGGAACTGCCAAAACGACTGGGGATCGAGGCGGAAGCAGGGAGCGACCGCCAAGCGCTGCCGAGCCTGTCGTCACTGGCCCAACAACTCTCCACAGCTGGAGACCGATGCCTGGCCGCTCGGATTGCCGGCCTGGTGGCAGGTGTGTCCAGAAACCCTGGCGACCAACAAGACATCAATGCTCTGGAGCGCACCGCGTACCGAGAATTGATCGCAGCACTTGGCTTAGAAACCAGCGAGCTGGAAGAAATTGAATGGAGCGTTCGCCAAGAGCTCAGCCAGGAGAAAAGCCTGCTTCAGCGCATCGGAGACGCCCTATTCGGCCAAGGAGCATGGCCTGATCCACAAACCGTGAAACCCGGCCCAGATATTCCTGGATTGGGCTAA
- a CDS encoding SulP family inorganic anion transporter: MPLRRPALFVGFSRQHWRGDLTGGLTAAVVALPLALAFGNAALGPGGAIYGLYGAIITGFLAALFGGTPAQVSGPTGPMSVTVAGVVSTLAAIGASRDLADGDMLPLVMAAVVIGGLLQILMGVLRLGRYITMVPYSVVSGFMSGIGVIILTLQIGPLLGINSRGGVLQSLQMVIRDFEPNPAALIVGLVTLLVVFTTPRRISQWIPSPLLALVLITPLSLLVFPEGLARIGSIPGGGLSFNLPNWQEQWPLLLRAGLVLAVLGAIDSLLTSLVADNISHTRHRSNRELVGQGIANTVAGLFNGLPGAGATMRTVINIQSGGRTPLSGMTHSIVLLLLLLGAGPLAAGIPTALLAGILIKVGLDIIDWGFLRRAHRLSKKTALVMWSVLLMTVFWDLIGAVVVGMFVANLLTIESITDHQLGSMDTGTAHLSTQEQQLLERCGDDLILFHLHGPLSFGAAKGISERMMLVRQYRILLLDITDVPHLGVTASLAIERMVEEAQENNRRVLVTGAKGKVKRRLAQFGIHELVDERLDALQQAANWLNG; this comes from the coding sequence ATGCCCTTGCGCCGGCCCGCCCTCTTCGTTGGCTTCAGTCGACAGCATTGGCGAGGTGATCTGACCGGAGGACTCACCGCCGCCGTTGTGGCCTTGCCGCTGGCGTTGGCCTTTGGCAATGCAGCTCTCGGGCCCGGAGGGGCCATCTATGGCCTGTATGGGGCGATCATCACTGGCTTTCTGGCCGCCTTGTTCGGAGGCACACCGGCCCAGGTGAGTGGACCGACCGGCCCGATGAGCGTCACTGTTGCCGGGGTGGTGAGCACGCTTGCGGCCATTGGTGCCAGTCGAGATCTGGCAGATGGCGACATGCTGCCCCTGGTCATGGCGGCCGTGGTGATTGGCGGACTGCTACAGATCCTGATGGGCGTTCTCAGGCTGGGGCGCTACATCACGATGGTTCCCTATTCGGTGGTCTCCGGCTTCATGTCGGGGATCGGAGTGATCATCCTCACCCTGCAGATCGGACCCTTGCTGGGGATCAACAGCCGGGGCGGAGTGCTGCAATCGCTGCAGATGGTGATCCGTGATTTTGAGCCGAATCCCGCGGCTCTCATCGTTGGCCTGGTGACCCTTCTGGTGGTGTTCACCACTCCACGGCGGATCAGCCAATGGATTCCGTCACCCCTGCTGGCGCTCGTTTTGATCACTCCGCTGTCTCTGCTGGTCTTTCCAGAAGGACTGGCCCGCATCGGCTCCATCCCCGGGGGTGGCCTGAGCTTCAACCTTCCGAACTGGCAGGAACAGTGGCCACTCCTGCTTCGAGCAGGCCTTGTGCTGGCCGTGCTGGGTGCGATCGACTCCTTGTTGACCTCCCTGGTCGCGGACAACATCAGCCACACTCGCCATCGCTCCAACCGTGAGCTGGTGGGTCAAGGCATCGCCAACACGGTTGCTGGACTGTTCAACGGACTCCCTGGGGCTGGAGCCACGATGCGAACAGTGATCAACATCCAGTCCGGAGGACGCACACCCCTCTCCGGCATGACCCATTCGATCGTTTTGCTGTTGCTTCTGCTGGGTGCAGGCCCGCTAGCAGCAGGCATCCCCACGGCCTTGCTGGCGGGAATCCTGATCAAAGTGGGACTCGACATCATCGATTGGGGTTTCCTGCGCCGAGCCCATCGCCTGTCCAAGAAAACAGCGCTGGTGATGTGGAGCGTTCTGTTAATGACGGTGTTCTGGGACCTGATTGGTGCCGTTGTCGTTGGCATGTTTGTGGCCAACCTGCTCACGATCGAATCAATCACCGACCATCAGCTAGGCAGCATGGACACCGGCACGGCTCACCTGTCCACACAGGAACAGCAGCTCCTGGAGCGCTGCGGCGACGACTTGATCCTGTTCCACCTGCACGGGCCGTTGAGTTTCGGTGCTGCGAAGGGGATCAGTGAACGGATGATGCTGGTGCGGCAATACCGAATCCTGTTGCTCGACATCACCGATGTGCCACACCTCGGCGTCACGGCAAGCCTCGCGATCGAACGCATGGTGGAAGAAGCGCAGGAAAACAATCGACGGGTGCTCGTCACGGGCGCTAAGGGCAAGGTCAAACGACGCCTGGCGCAGTTCGGCATCCACGAGCTGGTGGATGAGCGCTTGGATGCTCTTCAACAGGCTGCCAACTGGCTGAACGGTTGA
- a CDS encoding DnaJ C-terminal domain-containing protein → MAGSGYRDYFKVLGVDRGADADAIKRAFRKLARQYHPDVNPGDKAAEAKFKEISEAYEVLSDPDKRRRYEQFGQYWNQAGGGAGAGPGGFDVDFGRYGNFDDFINDLLGRFGGPGGGGFGGAPGGFAGGGFPGGGFPGGGFGGGGFPRSASRAPVNLDAETSVKMSFGEAFRGAERTLSVNGERVQVRIPAGVKTGSRLRLKGKGNLQPGTGRRGDLYLNLDVQAHPVWRLDGDQLRAELPVSLDELALGGTVTVMTPDGEAEVSIPAGTAPGRSLRLKGKGWPVKSGRGDLLLSLSLRWPSEWSEEQRTLLEQLRGARHEDPRGDWLQKARL, encoded by the coding sequence ATGGCCGGCAGTGGCTACCGCGACTACTTCAAGGTGCTGGGAGTGGACCGCGGTGCCGATGCCGATGCGATCAAGCGCGCGTTTCGCAAGCTCGCGCGTCAGTACCACCCTGATGTGAACCCCGGCGATAAGGCAGCGGAAGCGAAGTTCAAGGAGATCAGTGAGGCCTACGAGGTGCTTTCGGATCCGGACAAGCGCCGTCGATACGAGCAGTTTGGCCAGTACTGGAATCAGGCAGGAGGTGGAGCTGGAGCAGGGCCGGGTGGTTTCGACGTCGATTTCGGTCGGTATGGCAATTTCGATGACTTCATCAATGATTTGCTGGGTCGTTTTGGTGGGCCTGGCGGCGGTGGGTTCGGCGGCGCACCCGGTGGCTTTGCTGGCGGAGGGTTTCCGGGGGGAGGCTTCCCTGGTGGTGGTTTCGGAGGGGGTGGGTTTCCCCGCAGCGCGTCACGGGCTCCCGTCAATCTCGATGCTGAAACCAGCGTGAAAATGAGCTTCGGTGAGGCCTTCCGCGGAGCTGAGAGAACCTTGTCGGTGAACGGTGAGCGCGTGCAGGTGCGCATTCCAGCCGGCGTCAAGACTGGATCTCGTCTGCGTTTGAAGGGGAAAGGCAATCTGCAGCCAGGGACCGGGCGTCGCGGTGACCTCTATCTCAATCTCGACGTGCAAGCCCATCCAGTGTGGCGTCTTGATGGTGATCAGCTCCGCGCCGAATTGCCCGTGTCTCTCGATGAGTTGGCGCTCGGTGGCACGGTGACAGTGATGACTCCCGATGGGGAAGCCGAGGTGTCGATCCCTGCAGGGACAGCACCCGGACGCAGCCTTCGTTTGAAAGGCAAGGGTTGGCCGGTGAAATCGGGTCGTGGCGATTTGCTGCTCAGCCTCAGCCTGCGCTGGCCGAGTGAGTGGTCTGAAGAACAGCGAACTCTGTTGGAACAGCTGCGGGGAGCACGCCATGAAGATCCGCGTGGAGACTGGCTACAGAAGGCCCGCCTCTGA
- the obgE gene encoding GTPase ObgE has product MQFIDQARITVRGGRGGDGIVAFRREKYVPAGGPSGGDGGHGAHVVLEADSNLQTLLDFKYKRLFAATDGRRGGPNRCTGASGQNLVIPVPCGTEVRHLSTGILLGDLTSVGEQLTVAFGGRGGLGNAHYLSNRNRAPEKCTEGRDGEEWPLQLELKLLAEVGIIGLPNAGKSTLISVLSAARPKIADYPFTTLVPNLGVVRRPTGDGTVFADIPGLIAGAAQGAGLGHDFLRHIERTRLLIHVVDGGAEDPLGDLRVVERELEAYGHGLVDRERMLVVNKLELLDDAGREELSAQLEQASGQKPLLISAAMGQGLEALLNRVWAELGV; this is encoded by the coding sequence GTGCAGTTCATCGACCAGGCGCGAATCACCGTGAGGGGCGGCCGTGGCGGCGACGGCATCGTGGCCTTTCGGCGTGAGAAGTACGTACCCGCAGGGGGCCCCTCTGGCGGTGACGGCGGCCATGGCGCTCATGTGGTGCTGGAGGCGGATTCCAACCTTCAGACCCTGCTGGATTTCAAATACAAGCGCTTGTTCGCTGCCACTGATGGTCGTCGTGGTGGCCCCAATCGCTGCACAGGGGCATCGGGCCAAAATTTGGTCATCCCTGTTCCCTGTGGCACCGAGGTGAGACACCTCTCCACCGGCATCCTGTTGGGGGATCTCACGTCAGTGGGTGAACAGCTCACCGTCGCCTTTGGGGGGCGAGGCGGTCTTGGCAATGCCCACTATCTGAGCAATCGCAACCGTGCTCCGGAGAAGTGCACGGAGGGGCGCGATGGTGAGGAATGGCCGCTGCAGCTCGAGCTCAAGCTCCTCGCGGAGGTCGGCATCATCGGCTTGCCCAATGCGGGCAAAAGCACTCTGATCAGCGTGCTGTCAGCGGCACGTCCAAAGATTGCCGATTACCCCTTCACCACGTTGGTGCCCAATCTGGGTGTGGTGCGACGGCCCACCGGGGATGGCACAGTGTTTGCTGACATCCCGGGGCTGATTGCCGGTGCCGCGCAAGGCGCCGGACTAGGGCATGATTTTCTCCGCCACATCGAGCGCACACGGCTGTTGATTCATGTGGTGGATGGTGGTGCTGAGGATCCCCTCGGTGATCTGCGTGTGGTGGAGCGAGAGCTCGAGGCCTATGGCCATGGTCTGGTGGATCGTGAGCGCATGCTGGTGGTCAACAAGCTGGAGCTGCTGGATGACGCTGGTCGCGAAGAGCTGTCGGCGCAGCTGGAGCAGGCCAGCGGCCAAAAGCCTCTTCTGATCTCTGCGGCGATGGGGCAGGGGCTGGAGGCTCTGTTGAACCGGGTGTGGGCCGAACTGGGGGTCTGA
- a CDS encoding CP12 domain-containing protein yields MKSIDEHIKKDLTDLEAAKAEGNDAKIRHISEELESLQDYKKEHPGDSHDPTPLELYCEANPDADECRVYDD; encoded by the coding sequence ATGAAATCGATCGACGAACACATCAAGAAAGACCTGACCGATCTTGAAGCGGCTAAAGCCGAGGGCAACGACGCCAAAATTCGCCATATCAGCGAAGAGCTGGAGTCTCTTCAGGATTACAAGAAAGAGCATCCCGGCGACAGCCACGACCCCACTCCCCTGGAGCTCTACTGCGAAGCGAATCCTGATGCCGATGAGTGCCGCGTCTACGACGACTGA
- a CDS encoding endonuclease MutS2 — protein MSAFEETLELLEWPRLCDHLSSFASTVQGRRACRVGSLPESLPASLLLQARTLEMAALDGLLEGGLSFQGVSDLDPILLRCSKGGTASGEDLLAVAETLGAARRLRRQIDDPDLRPHCTALLVDVATLPELEQRLKFAIEDGGRVADRASALLEGHRRQWQELRARRRDKLQEIIRRWASHLQDTVIAERHGRPVLAVKAGAGGQCPGMVHDSSASGSTVFVEPKSVIDLGNRLADLDGRIREEEQRVLAELSAAVAEQVDGLQALMVVLLELDLALSRGRYGQWLGAVPPRLEASENAPFALKDLRHPLLVWQERKEQGPAVVPVSVDVSSSLRVVAITGPNTGGKTVTLKSLGLAALMARAGLWLPCGGIPTLPWCAQVLADIGDEQSLQQSLSTFSGHVKRIGRILADVDSGPAPALVLLDEVGAGTDPSEGTALATALLRTLADRARLTVATTHFGELKALKYSDPRFENASVAFDSETLSPTYHLLWGIPGRSNALAIATRLGLETGVIEQARSLLSPGGEGEANSVIQGLEEQRQRQQAAAEDAAALLARTELLHEELLQRWETQKRHSAERQEQGRQRLETSIRAGQKEVRQLIRRLRDDQADGETARKAGQRLRKLEDRHRSTPERRNHQGWRPQVGDRIRLLALGKAAEVLAVSDDGLQLQVRCGVMRSTVELSAVESLDGRKPEPPQAPVVQVKARRGSGSAGVRTARNTVDVRGMRVHEAEAAVEDVLRGANGPVWVIHGIGTGRLKRGLRDWLGSLNYIDRVVDADQGDGGAGCSVIWVR, from the coding sequence ATGTCTGCTTTCGAGGAAACCCTGGAGCTGCTCGAGTGGCCGCGGCTGTGTGATCACCTGTCCAGTTTCGCCAGCACGGTCCAAGGCCGTCGCGCCTGTCGTGTTGGTTCCCTGCCGGAGTCGCTGCCCGCCAGCCTGCTGCTTCAAGCCAGAACGCTGGAAATGGCCGCGCTGGATGGTCTGCTGGAAGGCGGACTCAGTTTCCAGGGCGTCAGTGATCTGGACCCGATCCTGCTGCGCTGCAGCAAGGGGGGGACCGCCTCCGGTGAGGACTTGCTGGCGGTGGCTGAGACCCTCGGGGCGGCTAGGCGCTTGCGCCGTCAGATTGATGATCCGGACTTGCGCCCGCACTGCACCGCACTGCTGGTGGATGTGGCCACACTGCCGGAGCTTGAACAGCGCCTTAAATTCGCGATCGAAGACGGGGGGCGCGTTGCCGATCGCGCCAGTGCGTTGCTTGAGGGCCATCGACGGCAGTGGCAGGAGCTGCGCGCCCGGCGTCGCGACAAGTTGCAGGAGATCATCCGGCGCTGGGCGTCCCATCTGCAGGACACGGTGATTGCGGAGCGCCATGGTCGCCCCGTGCTGGCGGTGAAAGCTGGCGCCGGAGGTCAGTGTCCCGGCATGGTTCATGACAGCTCCGCCTCCGGAAGCACGGTGTTTGTGGAACCCAAATCGGTGATCGATTTGGGGAACCGACTGGCCGATCTTGATGGCCGCATTCGCGAGGAAGAGCAGCGGGTGTTGGCGGAGCTGAGTGCTGCTGTGGCTGAGCAGGTGGATGGGCTGCAGGCGCTGATGGTGGTGTTGCTTGAGCTGGATTTGGCACTGTCGCGCGGTCGCTATGGCCAGTGGCTCGGCGCTGTGCCTCCCCGCCTGGAGGCCTCAGAGAATGCGCCATTCGCACTCAAGGACCTCCGCCACCCCCTGCTGGTGTGGCAAGAGCGAAAAGAACAGGGACCTGCCGTTGTGCCGGTCAGTGTGGACGTCTCCAGTTCCCTGCGGGTGGTGGCGATCACCGGTCCCAATACGGGCGGGAAAACTGTCACCCTCAAAAGCCTAGGCCTTGCGGCACTCATGGCCCGTGCCGGCCTCTGGCTCCCCTGTGGTGGGATCCCGACGCTCCCCTGGTGCGCCCAAGTGCTGGCTGACATCGGGGATGAACAGTCCCTGCAGCAAAGCCTTTCCACCTTCAGTGGCCATGTGAAACGCATTGGGCGCATCCTCGCTGACGTGGATTCCGGTCCAGCACCGGCCTTGGTGCTGTTGGACGAAGTGGGTGCAGGAACGGATCCCAGCGAGGGCACGGCTTTGGCGACAGCCCTGCTCCGCACCCTGGCGGATCGGGCGCGGCTCACCGTGGCAACCACGCATTTCGGGGAGCTCAAGGCCCTCAAATACAGCGACCCGCGCTTTGAAAATGCGTCTGTTGCGTTCGACAGCGAGACCCTGTCTCCGACTTATCACTTGTTGTGGGGGATCCCTGGACGCAGCAATGCCTTGGCGATCGCCACCCGTCTGGGCCTGGAGACGGGCGTGATCGAACAGGCCCGCAGCCTGTTGTCACCTGGAGGAGAGGGTGAGGCCAACTCTGTCATCCAGGGCCTGGAGGAACAACGGCAGCGCCAACAAGCTGCCGCTGAAGATGCCGCAGCCCTGCTGGCTCGTACCGAGTTGTTGCATGAGGAGCTTCTTCAGCGTTGGGAGACGCAGAAGCGTCATTCCGCAGAACGTCAGGAACAGGGGCGGCAACGGCTGGAGACCTCCATCCGTGCTGGCCAGAAAGAGGTGCGCCAGCTAATTCGTCGCCTGCGTGATGATCAAGCAGATGGTGAGACCGCACGCAAAGCAGGGCAGCGCTTGCGCAAGCTCGAAGATCGTCATCGCTCGACCCCAGAGCGCCGAAATCATCAGGGTTGGCGCCCCCAGGTCGGAGACCGCATTCGTCTGCTCGCCCTGGGGAAAGCAGCTGAGGTGCTAGCGGTTTCGGACGATGGTCTGCAACTTCAGGTGCGTTGTGGCGTGATGCGCAGCACCGTGGAGCTGTCGGCGGTGGAAAGTTTGGATGGGCGCAAGCCTGAGCCGCCCCAGGCACCTGTGGTGCAGGTCAAGGCTCGTCGGGGCAGTGGTTCGGCAGGGGTGCGCACCGCGCGTAACACCGTTGATGTGCGTGGCATGCGCGTGCACGAGGCCGAGGCCGCAGTTGAAGACGTGCTGCGTGGAGCCAATGGACCCGTCTGGGTGATTCACGGCATCGGCACAGGACGCCTGAAGCGTGGGCTACGCGACTGGCTTGGATCCTTGAACTACATCGACCGGGTCGTGGATGCCGATCAGGGGGATGGTGGCGCCGGCTGCAGTGTGATCTGGGTGCGCTGA
- a CDS encoding VOC family protein, which yields MSAVQRLGHVAIRVNDMERAVGFYTDLGMRMVWEADDWCYLEAGDSRDGLALLGPNYKAAGPHFAFHFRDRAEVDVVHARLKASGVAVGGVHDHRDGTASFYLRDPEGNWLEMLYEPPGGIPSNQPGGTTTG from the coding sequence ATGTCTGCGGTGCAGCGCCTGGGTCATGTCGCCATCCGCGTCAACGACATGGAACGAGCCGTCGGCTTCTACACCGATCTCGGCATGCGCATGGTGTGGGAGGCCGACGACTGGTGCTACCTCGAAGCAGGAGACTCAAGGGACGGTCTGGCCCTGCTAGGGCCGAACTACAAGGCTGCCGGACCGCATTTCGCCTTTCACTTCCGCGACCGCGCAGAGGTGGATGTTGTGCATGCACGCCTGAAGGCCTCCGGTGTGGCGGTGGGTGGTGTGCACGACCATCGCGATGGAACGGCATCGTTTTATTTGCGTGACCCAGAGGGCAACTGGTTGGAGATGCTCTACGAACCGCCTGGAGGGATTCCATCCAATCAGCCAGGCGGGACGACGACCGGTTGA